A part of Capsicum annuum cultivar UCD-10X-F1 chromosome 6, UCD10Xv1.1, whole genome shotgun sequence genomic DNA contains:
- the LOC107873750 gene encoding histone H2B-like has product MAPKATGKKPAEKKPVEEKKAEGVPAEKKPKAGKKLPKDAGSADKKKKRAKKSIETYKIYIFKVLKQVHPDIGISSKSMGIMNSFINDIFEKLAQESSRLARINKKPTITSREIQTAVRLVLPGELAKHAVSEGTKAVTKFTSS; this is encoded by the coding sequence ATGGCACCAAAAGCAACAGGGAAAAAGCCAGCTGAGAAGAAGCCAGTAGAGGAGAAGAAGGCCGAGGGAGTTCCTGCTGAGAAGAAGCCCAAGGCCGGGAAGAAGCTCCCAAAGGATGCTGGCAGCGCcgacaagaagaagaagagggcAAAGAAGAGCATTGAAACCTACAAGATCTACATCTTCAAGGTGCTGAAGCAGGTGCATCCAGATATCGGCATTTCCAGCAAGTCAATGGGTATAATGAACAGTTTCATTAATGATATATTTGAGAAGCTTGCTCAGGAATCATCTAGATTGGCTAGGATCAACAAGAAGCCTACTATCACTTCCAGGGAAATTCAGACTGCTGTGAGACTTGTGTTGCCTGGTGAATTGGCTAAGCACGCTGTTTCTGAAGGGACCAAGGCTGTTACCAAGTTCACTAGCTCTTAG
- the LOC107875616 gene encoding histone H2B.1 has protein sequence MAPKAAGKKPAEKKPVEEKKAEGVPAEKKPKAGKKLPKDASGADKKKKKAKKSIETYKIYIFKVLKQVHPDIGISSKSMGIMNSFINDIFEKLAQEASRLARINKKPTITSREIQTAVRLVLPGELAKHAVSEGTKAVTKFTRAPKATGKKPVEEKKAEGVPAEKKPKAGKKLPKDAGSADKKKKKKAKKSIETYKIYIFKVLKQVHPDIGISSKSMGIMNSFINDIFEKLAQESSRLARINKKPTITSREIQTAVRLVLPGELAKHAVSEGTKVVTKFTSS, from the exons ATGGCACCAAAGGCAGCAGGGAAAAAGCCAGCTGAGAAGAAGCCAGTAGAGGAGAAGAAGGCCGAGGGAGTTCCTGCTGAGAAGAAGCCCAAGGCCGGGAAGAAGCTCCCGAAGGATGCCAGCGGCGctgacaagaagaagaagaaggcaaaGAAGAGCATTGAAACCTACAAGATCTACATCTTCAAGGTGCTGAAGCAGGTGCATCCAGATATCGGTATCTCCAGCAAATCAATGGGTATAATGAACAGTTTCATTAATGATATATTTGAGAAGCTTGCTCAGGAAGCTTCTAGATTGGCTAGGATCAACAAGAAGCCTACTATCACTTCTAGGGAAATTCAGACTGCTGTTAGGCTTGTGTTGCCTGGTGAATTGGCTAAGCACGCTGTTTCTGAAGGGACCAAGGCTGTTACGAAGTTCACTAG GGCACCAAAGGCAACTGGGAAAAAGCCAGTAGAGGAGAAGAAGGCTGAGGGAGTTCCTGCTGAGAAGAAGCCCAAAGCCGGGAAGAAGCTCCCAAAGGATGCTGGCAGCGctgacaagaagaagaagaagaaggcaaaGAAGAGCATTGAAACCTATAAGATCTacatcttcaaggtgctcaaacAGGTGCATCCAGATATTGGCATTTCCAGCAAATCAATGGGTATAATGAACAGTTTCATTAATGATATATTTGAGAAGCTTGCTCAGGAATCATCTAGATTGGCTAGGATCAACAAGAAGCCTACTATCACTTCTAGGGAAATTCAGACTGCTGTGAGGCTTGTGTTGCCTGGTGAATTGGCTAAGCACGCTGTTTCTGAAGGGACCAAAGTTGTCACTAAGTTTACTAGCTCTTAG